The following are from one region of the Actinoplanes sp. L3-i22 genome:
- a CDS encoding PAS domain S-box protein, with protein sequence MESRIELPGLLIDTAPDAIIISRSDGVITIANRRAHDMFGYPPDHLVGVSIDELVPDEVRPGHPEQRAGYLAAEHPPLRRLPLRGRRQDGTVFAVEVSLSGVTAPDRETYVTAVLRDDTTQRQAAAARALLASVVQSSHDAIVTVDLRNRILSWNPGAENLYGFKADEMVGTSIDEIIPPERRADEEQIRALVRLGGRVDRYRSLRLTSAGQPIAVAMLVSPLLDEHGALVGTTSTARDISERERTEARVQAILDAAPDALLGVAETGEVVLVNAEAERLFGHPRHDLIHMAVDRLLPDGLPPVSAVLRTGDSATPLDTERSEDGEQRWAKRRAIRSDGAELPVDIAVSALHADTGVITVAAVRDITDRLAAEAERRRLREETDRQKLEARMQQAQRLESLGQLAGGIAHDFNNLLAVILNYAAFIIEDAAGSPPAADAEQIARAARRGSDLTHQLLAFARREVIRPRPLDLNAVVTEVHQMLDRSLGEHINLTVRTTDPLPAVMADPGQMEQVLVNLAVNARDAMPTGGRLTIDTAEVRVDAEHSAARAGLSTGRYLRLRVSDSGTGMPKEVIDKAFEPFFTTKPSGQGTGLGLATVYGIVTQAGGTVQIYSEPGIGTTFTILLPVTDVRAQEVVAEETDERLTGHGATVLVVEDEDALREVTSRILVRGGYTVLAANGGEAALRIAAENHIDVLLTDVIMPGMLGKDVADAVTTRYPRTKVLFMSGYAQPVLTNHGTLAADVHLLEKPFTSAELMRALHDELQTKP encoded by the coding sequence GTGGAGTCACGCATAGAGCTGCCGGGGCTCCTGATCGACACCGCCCCGGACGCGATCATCATCAGCCGCTCGGACGGCGTCATCACGATCGCCAACCGCCGCGCGCACGACATGTTCGGCTACCCGCCCGATCACCTCGTCGGGGTCTCCATCGACGAACTGGTCCCGGACGAGGTGCGCCCGGGGCATCCCGAGCAGCGCGCCGGCTACCTGGCCGCCGAACATCCGCCGCTGCGCCGCCTGCCCCTGCGCGGCCGGCGTCAGGACGGCACGGTCTTCGCGGTCGAGGTGTCGCTCTCCGGGGTCACCGCGCCCGACCGCGAGACGTACGTGACCGCGGTCCTGCGCGACGACACCACGCAACGCCAGGCCGCCGCCGCCCGGGCCCTGCTCGCCTCGGTCGTCCAGTCCTCGCACGACGCGATCGTCACCGTCGACCTGCGGAACCGGATCCTCTCCTGGAACCCGGGCGCCGAGAACCTCTACGGCTTCAAGGCCGACGAGATGGTCGGCACCTCGATCGACGAGATCATCCCGCCGGAGCGGCGCGCCGACGAGGAGCAGATCCGCGCGCTGGTCCGCCTCGGCGGCCGGGTGGACCGCTACCGGTCGCTGCGGCTCACCTCCGCCGGCCAGCCGATCGCCGTCGCGATGCTGGTCTCGCCCCTGCTCGACGAGCACGGCGCGCTGGTCGGCACGACCAGCACGGCCCGCGACATCAGCGAGCGGGAACGCACCGAGGCCCGGGTCCAGGCGATCCTCGACGCCGCGCCGGACGCGCTGCTCGGCGTCGCCGAGACCGGCGAGGTGGTGCTGGTCAACGCGGAGGCCGAGCGGCTGTTCGGGCACCCCCGGCACGACCTGATCCACATGGCGGTGGACCGGCTGCTGCCCGACGGCCTGCCGCCGGTCTCCGCGGTGCTGCGCACCGGCGACTCCGCCACCCCGCTCGACACCGAACGCTCCGAGGACGGCGAACAGCGCTGGGCCAAGCGCCGCGCGATCCGCAGCGACGGCGCCGAGCTGCCGGTCGACATCGCGGTCAGCGCGCTGCACGCCGACACCGGGGTGATCACCGTGGCCGCGGTCCGGGACATCACCGACCGGCTGGCCGCCGAGGCCGAGCGGCGCCGGCTGCGCGAGGAGACCGACCGGCAGAAGCTGGAGGCCCGCATGCAGCAGGCCCAGCGCCTGGAGAGCCTGGGCCAGCTGGCCGGCGGGATCGCGCACGACTTCAACAACCTGCTCGCGGTGATCCTCAACTACGCGGCGTTCATCATCGAGGACGCTGCCGGCAGCCCGCCCGCCGCCGACGCCGAGCAGATCGCCCGGGCCGCCCGGCGCGGCAGCGACCTCACCCACCAGCTGCTCGCCTTCGCCCGGCGCGAGGTGATCCGGCCCCGTCCGCTGGACCTCAACGCGGTGGTCACCGAGGTCCATCAGATGCTGGACCGGTCCCTGGGCGAACACATCAACCTGACGGTACGGACCACCGACCCGCTGCCCGCCGTGATGGCCGACCCGGGTCAGATGGAACAGGTGCTGGTGAACCTCGCGGTCAACGCCCGGGACGCGATGCCCACCGGCGGCCGGCTCACCATCGACACCGCCGAGGTCCGGGTCGACGCCGAGCACTCGGCCGCCCGGGCCGGCCTCAGCACCGGGCGCTACCTGCGGTTACGGGTCTCGGACAGCGGCACCGGGATGCCCAAGGAGGTGATCGACAAGGCGTTCGAGCCGTTCTTCACCACCAAGCCCAGCGGTCAGGGCACCGGCCTCGGGCTGGCCACCGTCTACGGCATCGTCACCCAGGCCGGCGGCACCGTGCAGATCTACTCCGAGCCGGGCATCGGCACCACGTTCACCATCCTGCTGCCGGTCACCGACGTGCGGGCGCAGGAGGTCGTGGCCGAGGAGACCGACGAGCGGCTGACCGGGCACGGGGCGACCGTGCTGGTCGTCGAGGACGAGGACGCGCTGCGCGAGGTGACCTCCCGGATCCTGGTCCGGGGCGGGTACACCGTGCTCGCCGCGAACGGGGGCGAGGCGGCGCTCCGGATCGCCGCCGAGAACCACATCGACGTGCTGCTCACCGACGTGATCATGCCGGGGATGCTGGGCAAGGACGTGGCCGACGCGGTGACCACCCGGTACCCGCGGACCAAGGTCCTGTTCATGTCCGGTTACGCCCAGCCGGTCCTGACCAATCACGGGACCCTCGCGGCCGATGTGCACCTGCTGGAGAAGCCGTTCACCAGCGCGGAGTTGATGCGCGCCCTGCACGACGAGCTGCAGACAAAGCCCTGA
- a CDS encoding helix-turn-helix transcriptional regulator, which produces MSLQTHRSHTRAIAQWPVLAPHLQEIIESLAAGETAREMAARLYISPNTVKSRLRTLYQQLGARDQAHAVAIAFRIGVLRAAGEPEPDRKTVMIGTLDPDSLRDTIADLTALLRIVERVRQLDGGHLPDLLRQVGELACQPHEDPRDALARIAEIAAAAGFGTDDPGAEPGSGR; this is translated from the coding sequence ATGTCGCTGCAAACGCATCGAAGCCACACCCGGGCCATTGCGCAATGGCCGGTGCTGGCGCCGCACCTGCAGGAGATCATTGAATCTCTTGCCGCCGGGGAGACGGCACGCGAGATGGCGGCCCGCCTGTACATCTCGCCCAACACCGTCAAGTCCCGGCTGAGGACGCTGTATCAGCAGCTCGGAGCCCGTGATCAGGCCCATGCCGTGGCCATCGCGTTCCGGATCGGGGTGCTCCGGGCGGCCGGCGAGCCGGAGCCCGACCGGAAGACCGTCATGATCGGCACCCTCGACCCGGACAGTCTGCGTGACACCATCGCCGATCTCACCGCTCTGCTGCGAATAGTGGAGCGGGTCCGCCAACTCGACGGCGGACACCTTCCCGACCTGCTCAGGCAGGTCGGCGAGCTGGCCTGTCAACCACACGAGGATCCACGGGACGCACTGGCCCGGATCGCGGAGATCGCCGCCGCGGCCGGGTTCGGCACGGATGATCCGGGCGCGGAGCCCGGTTCCGGACGATAA
- a CDS encoding SAM-dependent methyltransferase — MSIDPNRPSSARVYDVFLGGTHNFAVDRSVAARIMEIVPEMTALARANRAFLHRVVRWALAHGIRQFIDLGSGIPTEGNVHEVALAADPAARVVYVDVDPTAVLYAHRLLGDDPRTVVVQGDLRDPASVLSDPALRSVIDLGRPVGILMFAVLHFVPDGPVLDATLRGYREAVAPGSLLALSHASGGLDPEAMTRVADLYSRTGTPFVPRGEERFTALFEGWELIEPGVVRGPGWHPAGPAEPISDPGASLMLAGVGRRGSARVPPGIT; from the coding sequence GTGAGCATCGATCCGAACCGGCCCAGCTCCGCCCGCGTGTACGACGTGTTCCTCGGCGGCACGCACAACTTCGCCGTCGACCGGTCGGTGGCGGCGCGGATCATGGAGATCGTCCCGGAGATGACGGCGCTGGCCCGGGCCAATCGCGCGTTCCTGCACCGGGTGGTGCGGTGGGCGCTGGCGCACGGCATCCGGCAGTTCATCGACCTCGGCTCCGGCATCCCGACCGAGGGGAACGTGCACGAGGTCGCGCTGGCCGCCGATCCGGCGGCCCGGGTGGTCTACGTCGACGTCGACCCGACCGCGGTGCTCTACGCCCACCGGCTGCTCGGCGACGACCCGCGGACCGTGGTGGTCCAGGGTGACCTGCGGGATCCGGCGTCGGTGCTGAGCGACCCGGCGCTGCGCTCGGTGATCGATCTCGGTCGCCCGGTCGGGATCCTGATGTTCGCGGTGCTGCACTTCGTGCCGGACGGGCCGGTGCTCGACGCGACGCTGCGCGGCTATCGCGAGGCGGTCGCGCCGGGCAGCCTGCTGGCGCTGTCGCACGCCAGCGGCGGGCTGGACCCGGAGGCGATGACCCGGGTCGCCGACCTGTACAGCCGGACCGGGACGCCGTTCGTGCCGCGCGGCGAGGAGCGATTCACCGCGCTGTTCGAGGGGTGGGAGCTGATCGAGCCGGGCGTGGTGCGCGGGCCCGGCTGGCATCCGGCGGGACCGGCCGAGCCGATCAGCGACCCGGGCGCGTCGCTCATGCTGGCCGGCGTCGGCCGCCGGGGAAGCGCGCGAGTACCGCCGGGAATTACATAA
- a CDS encoding excalibur calcium-binding domain-containing protein, producing MGKAPGKWSLNKVMLGLVGVAAVAACGVSIFASGGARTNTAGSGSPSVVVTTDPVAASEPVVPVTEAAGTTPTTAGSTAGSATPARTTKPTPAKTTTKAVYYANCDAVHDAGLADLGRNDPGYRKALDRDGDGVACESGDSDTDDKPETGSGGGTDPRYATCAAAKKAGYGPYTEGVDPEYDWYQDRDNDGVVCE from the coding sequence ATGGGGAAAGCGCCCGGGAAGTGGTCGCTGAACAAGGTGATGCTCGGGCTGGTCGGGGTGGCGGCGGTGGCGGCCTGCGGGGTGTCGATCTTCGCGTCGGGCGGGGCCCGGACCAACACGGCCGGGAGCGGGAGTCCCTCGGTTGTGGTGACCACTGATCCGGTTGCCGCGTCCGAGCCGGTCGTTCCGGTCACCGAGGCGGCCGGTACCACCCCGACGACGGCGGGCAGCACGGCGGGGAGTGCCACGCCGGCCAGGACCACGAAGCCGACGCCGGCGAAGACCACGACGAAGGCCGTCTACTACGCGAACTGCGACGCGGTGCATGACGCCGGGCTCGCCGATCTCGGCAGGAACGATCCCGGCTACCGCAAGGCCCTCGACCGGGACGGTGACGGGGTCGCCTGTGAGAGCGGGGACTCGGACACCGACGACAAGCCGGAGACGGGCAGCGGCGGCGGCACCGATCCGCGGTATGCCACCTGCGCGGCGGCGAAGAAGGCCGGCTACGGGCCGTACACCGAGGGCGTCGACCCGGAGTACGACTGGTACCAGGACCGCGACAACGACGGCGTCGTCTGCGAGTAG